One Roseburia rectibacter DNA window includes the following coding sequences:
- a CDS encoding HlyC/CorC family transporter: MDASAISQIIFLIILLILSAFFSSAETALTTVNKIRMRTLADDGNRRAERVLRITDDSHKMLSAILIGNNIVNLSASSLATTLAIKLWGSVGAGIATGILTFLILVFGEISPKTFATLYADQISIAYSGIIDFLMKILTPVIFLVNWFSMGFLFLLHIDPKANNNQMTEEELRTIVDVSKENGVIESEEHEMINNLFDFGDAQAKEVMVPRPDMTFANVNNTYDELIDIFQEDKFTRLPVYEDTTDNVIGILNMKDLLLCKDKEHFSVRDIMREPYFTFEHKNTAELFMEMRKSSISLAIVLDEYGATAGLITLEDLLEEIVGEIRDEYDTDEEDPILPLNDREFIVSGSTNLQDLCDELDLNFSSEDYDTIGGYLLGLLDHLPEKNEIIITDDNVLLRVEQMDKNRIEKVYIKKPDFPPDETEKQ; this comes from the coding sequence GTGGACGCAAGTGCCATATCACAGATTATTTTTCTAATTATTTTATTGATTCTCTCTGCTTTTTTTTCATCCGCAGAGACAGCTCTTACGACCGTAAATAAAATCCGGATGCGTACACTCGCAGATGACGGAAACAGACGCGCCGAACGGGTACTTCGTATTACAGACGACTCCCACAAGATGCTCAGTGCGATCTTAATCGGCAACAATATCGTCAATCTCTCTGCCTCTTCACTGGCAACCACGCTTGCAATCAAGCTCTGGGGCAGCGTCGGCGCAGGTATTGCAACCGGTATCCTTACATTTCTGATCCTTGTATTTGGTGAGATTTCCCCAAAAACTTTTGCAACACTTTACGCAGATCAGATTTCAATCGCTTATTCCGGTATCATTGATTTTCTTATGAAAATACTGACTCCGGTCATTTTCCTTGTAAACTGGTTTTCCATGGGCTTTTTATTTCTGCTGCATATAGATCCAAAGGCAAACAACAATCAGATGACAGAGGAAGAACTCCGTACCATCGTGGATGTCAGCAAAGAAAACGGTGTCATCGAATCCGAAGAGCATGAAATGATCAATAACCTGTTTGATTTTGGTGATGCACAGGCAAAAGAGGTCATGGTTCCAAGACCTGATATGACTTTTGCAAATGTAAATAATACTTACGACGAACTGATCGATATTTTTCAGGAAGACAAATTTACCAGACTTCCTGTCTATGAGGATACGACCGATAACGTCATCGGTATCCTGAACATGAAAGATCTTCTCCTCTGCAAGGACAAGGAGCATTTTTCCGTGCGGGATATCATGCGTGAACCTTATTTTACTTTTGAGCATAAAAATACCGCAGAATTATTTATGGAAATGCGTAAATCCTCCATCTCCCTTGCCATCGTCCTTGACGAGTACGGTGCAACTGCCGGTCTTATCACGCTTGAGGACCTCTTAGAGGAGATTGTGGGTGAGATCCGTGATGAATACGACACCGATGAGGAAGATCCGATCCTGCCGCTTAACGACCGTGAATTTATCGTTTCCGGTTCCACAAACCTGCAGGATCTCTGCGATGAGCTAGATCTTAATTTCAGTTCCGAAGATTACGATACGATCGGTGGATATCTGCTCGGTCTCTTAGATCATCTGCCGGAAAAAAATGAGATCATCATCACAGATGACAATGTGCTTCTCCGCGTCGAACAGATGGATAAAAACCGGATCGAGAAAGTCTACATAAAAAAACCGGATTTTCCACCGGATGAGACGGAAAAACAATAA
- the guaB gene encoding IMP dehydrogenase has translation MGTIIGEGITFDDVLLVPQYSEVTPNMIDLTTHLTKKVVLNIPMMSAAMDTVTEHRMAIAMARQGGIGIIHKNMSIQAQADEVDKVKRSENGVITDPFYLSPDHTLQDAEDLMRKFRISGVPICEGGKLVGIITNRDLKFETDFTKKISESMTSENLITAPEGITLEEAKKILAKARKEKLPIVDKDFHLKGLITIKDIEKQIKYPLSAKDELGRLLCGAGVGITGNMMERVEALVKAHVDVIVVDSAHGHSKNILEAVKKIKATYPDLQVIAGNVATGDATRDLIKAGADAVKVGIGPGSICTTRIVAGIGVPQVSAIMDCYNAAKEFGVPIIADGGIKYSGDMTKALAAGANVCMMGSMFAGCDEAPGTFELYQGRKYKVYRGMGSLAAMENGSKDRYFQEGAKKLVPEGVEGRVAYKGSVEDTVFQLVGGIRSGMGYCGCPTIEDLKEKSKFVKISAAALRESHPHDIHITKEAPNYSIDE, from the coding sequence ATGGGAACAATTATTGGTGAAGGTATTACTTTTGATGACGTATTATTAGTTCCACAGTATTCAGAAGTTACACCAAACATGATTGATCTGACAACGCATCTTACCAAAAAGGTCGTCTTAAATATTCCTATGATGAGTGCTGCCATGGATACCGTTACAGAACACAGAATGGCCATTGCAATGGCAAGACAGGGCGGTATCGGTATCATCCATAAAAACATGTCAATCCAGGCACAGGCAGACGAGGTAGATAAAGTAAAGCGTTCTGAGAATGGCGTTATCACAGATCCATTTTACCTTTCCCCGGATCATACATTACAGGATGCCGAAGATCTGATGCGCAAATTCCGTATCTCCGGTGTGCCGATCTGCGAGGGTGGCAAATTAGTCGGTATCATCACAAACCGTGATTTAAAATTCGAGACAGATTTTACCAAAAAGATCAGTGAAAGCATGACTTCCGAGAATCTGATCACAGCTCCTGAGGGCATCACCTTAGAGGAAGCAAAAAAGATCCTTGCCAAAGCAAGAAAAGAAAAACTTCCGATCGTAGATAAAGATTTCCACTTAAAAGGACTCATCACGATCAAGGATATTGAAAAACAGATCAAATATCCGCTCTCTGCCAAAGACGAGTTAGGTCGTCTGCTCTGCGGTGCCGGTGTCGGTATCACAGGAAATATGATGGAACGTGTAGAAGCTTTAGTAAAAGCGCACGTGGATGTGATCGTTGTCGATTCCGCACACGGACATTCCAAAAATATCTTAGAGGCAGTAAAAAAGATCAAAGCTACCTATCCGGATCTTCAGGTTATCGCAGGAAACGTTGCTACCGGTGATGCAACACGCGATCTGATCAAAGCAGGCGCTGACGCTGTCAAAGTTGGTATCGGACCTGGTTCTATCTGTACCACCCGTATCGTTGCAGGTATCGGTGTTCCTCAGGTTTCCGCTATTATGGACTGCTACAATGCAGCCAAAGAATTTGGTGTTCCGATCATTGCTGACGGCGGTATCAAATATTCCGGAGATATGACAAAAGCTCTCGCCGCAGGTGCTAACGTATGTATGATGGGTAGTATGTTTGCAGGATGTGACGAAGCTCCTGGTACATTCGAACTGTATCAGGGAAGAAAATACAAAGTATACCGTGGCATGGGATCACTTGCAGCCATGGAAAATGGCAGCAAAGACCGTTACTTCCAGGAAGGTGCAAAAAAGCTTGTTCCGGAAGGCGTGGAAGGACGTGTTGCTTATAAAGGATCTGTAGAAGACACTGTATTCCAGTTAGTCGGTGGTATCCGTTCCGGTATGGGTTACTGTGGCTGCCCAACCATCGAAGACTTAAAAGAAAAGAGTAAATTTGTTAAAATTTCCGCAGCTGCTCTCCGTGAAAGCCATCCGCATGACATTCACATCACGAAAGAAGCTCCGAATTACAGTATTGACGAATAA